One stretch of Hevea brasiliensis isolate MT/VB/25A 57/8 chromosome 12, ASM3005281v1, whole genome shotgun sequence DNA includes these proteins:
- the LOC131171370 gene encoding sister chromatid cohesion protein PDS5 homolog B-like, whose translation MDESPSQLVSEIGTELARLARPNKDFLVKWLRQAATALSQIEQPSSSVASKKMEVMKKLETAIKPLSKSIIKHGLLRHSDKDVKLLVAICVSEIFRILAPEPPFEDKFLRDVFKLILSMFAELGDTTSPYFSRRVKILETVARCKCSVIMLDIDCNDLVIEMFNIFFSVVRENHQRSLINDIMSIMTHILNEEASKPLSDVILRNLVKEGTAASPAASTLAVSIIESCAEKLEPFICGFLTSCSLDRDAVESELKEFYHEILFKVFQCAPQMLLAVIPNLAQELVTDQVDVRIKAVNLIGKLFALPDHHVAQKYRNLFIEFKNRFSDKSVEVRLSALQCAKACYMANPSGKESSQLLSALEGRFLDFDERVRTLAVVVVCDLARFNPKSIPPELISKAAERLRDKKVSVRKKALQKLMEVYQDYCNKCSEGYLNIGNHFEQIPCKILMLCYDKDCKEFRSQNMELILAEDLFPIHLSVEDRTRHWIHFFSLFTPLHVKALNSILSQKRRLQTEMQSFLVLRKKQKDNSSEEMQKRIKNSFLKMSASFPDPLKAEECFHKLNQMKDNNIFSALEQLLVESTFRNAKKMRDKFLKMIGDKHPHFEFLQLLSSKCSFNVFSSEHVRCILDQLSSNIYGYGNLEASSAKLLLAFINIFPSLLRGSEEQFRMLLEEKHPIKDLLIEVLAKAAPHISVEFSEFYPFLERVCLEGTRTQSKHAVSAIASLITSSEHFVFSKLCKELVDSLHRGWNTPTILQSLGCIAQHSVTSFEAQYGEIRSYIVERIFQVEQSDDLTAFDGTSECCHSCKLKICGLKTLVRSFLPHRGSHVNLQIDELLHILLNLLQRGDAFDGIISCASDKTHIRLAAAKSVLRLSRRWDLHVSPKIFCLTILMARDSYSSVRRKFLNKTHKLLKEHAIPSRYACAFPLAAFDCCKDLQDASSKYMEEFIKEYSIEARNHQTSAVQGGSLTDCPAYIVVFLIHILAHDSGFPAEDCQDEQVYADFVSPLFWVVRALVNSNIVNGDMDIVNDAVLYLLSIFRAIKRAEDAIDATRTPKLQILAEIGISSVNALNYNGISTSRAPGLILLPSSLYRICSDKKSNEFPVDENFIKRVIQSLKSQFSMVVSCLPKRGKKCQEDGIQSGDAKYNTLNLATHDQAMLLGIEATEMQGPSSQDINLGHRQRCAASKSAGLHIEVCKNNVPMSSKSTKEKQMSSSCDSATIKPSLSQSHESEALIGKRIKLLSPVDKCFYSGTVVGFNPCNKTHKISYDGGDVELLCLDSESWETICDDSPEDKEMTLADESNAFHSSDCDLVGCSSLGGQRETVNAFGDCASTQSKNFANKENEKFCNGMTSFPDKGKKGQKKGHKIFLEKSASEVVNVKGDAFVRRTRRRKV comes from the exons ATGGACGAGTCTCCGTCGCAGCTCGTCTCGGAAATCGGCACTGAACTCGCCCGACTCGCTCGCCCCAACAAAGACTTCCTTGTCAAATGGCTCCGA CAAGCTGCAACTGCTTTATCACAAATTGAGCAGCCTTCATCATCTGTAGCTTCTAAAAAGATGGAAGTTATGAAGAAGCTAGAAACTGCCATAAAGCCACTAAGCAAATCAATTATTAAGCATGGCCTTCTTCGACATAGTGACAAAGATGTTAAACTTTTGGTGGCCATTTGTGTCAGTGAAATTTTCAGGATCCTAGCACCTGAACCACCTTTTGAAGACAAATTTCTCAGG GATGTTTTTAAACTTATTCTCAGTATGTTTGCGGAGCTTGGTGATACAACAAGCCCATACTTCTCAAGGAGGGTTAAAATTTTGGAGACTGTTGCACGATGTAAATGTTCTGTGATAATGCTGGATATTGACTGCAATGATCTAGTTATTGAAATGTTCAACATTTTTTTCTCTGTTGTGAG GGAAAATCATCAGAGGAGTTTGATAAATGATATTATGTCTATAATGACACATATTTTAAATGAGGAGGCTTCTAAGCCACTTTCTGATGTGATTTTGCGGAATCTTGTGAAGGAAGGAACG GCTGCATCCCCTGCTGCTTCTACGCTTGCTGTTTCTATCATTGAAAGTTGTGCAGAAAAGCTTGAGCCCTTTATTTGTGGGTTCTTAACGTCTTGTTCTTTGGATAGGGATGCTGTTGAGAGTGAGCTCAAGGAATTTTACCATGAAATCCTGTTTAAAGTTTTCCAGTGTGCTCCTCAGATGCTTCTTGCAGTCATCCCTAACTTGGCCCAAGAATTAGTG ACTGATCAGGTTGATGTTCGAATAAAAGCTGTTAATTTAATTGGAAAGCTCTTTGCCCTACCTGACCACCATGTTGCACAAAAGTATCGCAATCTTTTTATAGAGTTCAAAAATAGATTCTCGGATAAATCTGTGGAAGTTAGACTCAGTGCTCTACAGTGTGCTAAAGCTTGCTACATGGCCAATCCATCCGGGAAAGAATCATCTCAACTTCTCT CTGCCCTTGAAGGTCGATTTCTGGATTTTGATGAGAGAGTGAGAACACTGGCAGTGGTTGTTGTCTGCGATCTTGCCAGGTTCAACCCGAAAAGTATTCCCCCTGAGTTAATATCAAAAGCTGCTGAAAGACTACGGGATAAGAAG GTATCTGTTAGGAAGAAGGCTTTGCAGAAGTTGATGGAGGTATATCAAGATTATTGTAACAAGTGTTCTGAAGGCTATCTGAACATAGGCAACCACTTTGAACAGATTCCTTGTAAAATCCTAATGCTTTGTTATGATAAAGATTGTAAAGAGTTCAG GTCCCAAAACATGGAGCTTATTCTTGCTGAGGATTTGTTTCCAATTCATCTTTCTGTTGAGGATAGGACTAGGCATTGGAtccatttcttttctcttttcacTCCTCTTCATGTGAAAGCATTGAACTCAATTTTATCTCAGAAACGAAg GTTGCAAACCGAAATGCAAAGTTTTTTGGTTCTACGGAAGAAACAGAAG gACAACAGTTCTGAAGAAATGCAGAAGAGAATTAAAAATTCCTTTCTGAAAATGTCTGCTTCATTTCCAGATCCTTTGAAAGCAGAAGAGTGCTTTCATAAATTGAATCAGATGAAGGACAATAATATTTTTAGTGCATTGGAGCAATTGCTGGTTGAAAGTACCTTtagaaatgccaagaaaatgagg GATAAATTTCTCAAAATGATAGGAGATAAACACCCACATTTTGAATTTCTTCAGTTACTGTCGTCAAAATGCTCATTCAATGTATTCAGCTCAGAGCATGTTCGTTGTATTTTGGATCAGCTTTCCAGTAATATATATGGTTATGGAAACCTGGAGGCTTCTTCTGCGAAACTGCTTTTG GCTTTCATCAACATTTTCCCTTCACTTTTAAGAGGTTCTGAAGAGCAGTTTCGAATGTTGTTAGAGGAGAAGCATCCAATTAAGGATTTGCTTATTGAAGTGTTAGCAAAAGCAGCTCCTCATATATCGGTCGAATTTAG TGAATTTTACCCTTTCTTGGAGAGAGTGTGTTTGGAGGGAACTCGGACTCAGTCCAAGCATGCTGTTTCTGCAATTGCTTCATTGATCACCTCTTCTGAGCattttgttttctcaaaactatgCAAG GAACTTGTAGATTCTCTACATAGAGGGTGGAATACTCCAACCATTTTGCAGTCCTTGGGCTGTATTGCTCAACACTCTGTGACATCATTTGAAGCTCAATATGGAGAGATCAGATCATATATAGTCGAGAGAATTTTTCAA GTGGAACAATCTGATGATCTGACTGCatttgatgggacttctgagtGTTGTCATTCTTGCAAACTCAAG ATATGTGGGCTGAAAACACTTGTCAGGAGTTTTTTGCCACATCGAGGATCTCATGTCAATCTTCAAATTGATGAATTGTtgcatattttattaaatttgctGCAAAGGGGTGATGCTTTTGATGGAATCATCTCATG tGCAAGTGACAAAACTCATATCAGATTAGCTGCTGCAAAATCTGTTCTCCGACTTTCCAGAAGATGGGATTTACATGTGTCTCCAAAAATTTTTTGCTTGACAATTTTGATGGCAAGG GACTCATATTCTTCAGTTAGGAGAAAATTCCTTAATAAAACACACAAGCTTTTAAAGGAGCATGCCATACCAAGTAGATATGCATGTGCTTTTCCATTGGCTGCATTCGATTGCTGTAAGGATCTGCAGGATGCT TCATCTAAATACATGGAAGAATTTATCAAAGAATACAGTATAGAAGCTCGAAATCACCAAACCTCTGCAGTGCAAGGAGGATCACTTACAGATTGTCCGGCATACATAGTTGTATTCTTGATCCATATTCTTGCTCATGATTCTGGCTTTCCAGCTGAAGACTGTCAGGATGAACAAGTGTATGCTGATTTTGTTAG TCCACTATTTTGGGTTGTACGAGCATTGGTAAATTCCAATATTGTTAACGGTGATATGGACATTGTTAATGATGCTGTCTTGTATTTGCTAAGTATTTTTCGTGCTATTAAAAGAGCTGAAGATGCCATTGATGCTACAAGAACTCCT AAGCTGCAAATTCTGGCAGAGATTGGGATATCCTCTGTAAATGCATTAAATTATAATGGCATTTCAACATCACGTGCCCCTGGGCTAATTTTGCTGCCATCATCTTTGTATAGAATATGTTCAGATAAGAAGTCTAATGAG TTCCCTGTTGATGAGAATTTTATCAAGAGAGTCATTCAGAGTCTCAAATCTCAATTCTCTATG GTGGTTAGCTGCCTTCCAAAACGCGGTAAAAAGTGTCAAGAGGATGGAATACAGTCTGGTGATGCTAAGTATAACACACTGAACTTGGCAACTCATGATCAAGCTATGTTATTAGGAATTGAGGCAACAGAAATGCAAGGACCTTCAAGTCAGGATATCAATTTGGGACATAGACAAAGATGTGCTGCATCTAAATCAGCTGGACTTCACATTGAGGTGTGCAAAAATAATGTGCCTATGAGCTCTAAATCCACTAAGGAGAAACAAATGTCTTCATCCTGTGATTCTGCAACCATTAAACCTTCTCTGAGCCAATCACATGAGAGCGAGGCATTAATTGGAAAGCGCATCAAATTATTATCTCCTGTTGATAAATG TTTTTATTCAGGTACAGTGGTTGGTTTTAATCCTTGCAACAAGACTCACAAG ATCTCATATGATGGTGGTGATGTTGAATTACTTTGCTTAGATAGTGAAAGCTGGGAGACTATTTGTGATGATTCCCCCGAGGATAAG GAGATGACATTGGCAGATGAGTCAAACGCATTCCATTCAAGTGATTG TGATCTCGTTGGGTGCTCATCTCTTGGGGGTCAGAGAGAAACTGTGAATGCATTCGGAGATTGTGCCAGCACACAGTCAAAGAACTTCGCAAACAAGGAAAATGAAAAGTTTTGTAATGGAATGACTTCTTTTCCTG
- the LOC110640424 gene encoding uncharacterized protein LOC110640424 yields MTSSGSFLRQLSGREAWRTTSRRWGCNNKYSTAAEGCERSFNQMERLNMYGAENGGLGMRKRVMVVVDHTSHSKHAMMWALTHAANKGDLLTLLHIVPPGSDSSSPYLASSLGSLCKASKPQVEVEALVIQGPRLATVINQVKKLDVSVLVVGQKKPSPLINCLCGTSSSEEFVEQCINNVDCLTIGVNKQSKSVGGYLISTRWKKNFWLLA; encoded by the exons ATGACAAGCTCAGGCTCATTCTTAAGGCAGCTAAGTGGCAGAGAAGCTTGGAGAACAACATCCAGGAGGTGGGGTTGTAATAACAAGTATAGCACTGCTGCTGAAGGTTGTGAGAGGAGTTTTAATCAGATGGAGAGGCTTAACATGTATGGTGCTGAAAATGGTGGGTTGGGTATGAGAAAGAGAGTGATGGTAGTTGTGGATCACACCTCTCATTCCAAGCATGCAATGATGTGGGCACTTACTCACGCGGCTAACAAGGGTGACTTGCTCACTCTGCTTCACATTGTTCCTCCTGGGTCTGATTCTTCTTCTCCTTATCTTGCAAGTTCTCTTGGTTCTCTTTGCAAGGCTTCTAAACCTCAG GTGGAAGTGGAAGCACTAGTAATCCAAGGGCCTAGGCTGGCCACAGTGATAAACCAAGTGAAGAAGCTAGATGTGTCTGTCCTGGTAGTGGGTCAGAAAAAACCCTCACCCCTTATCAATTG CCTCTGTGGGACCAGCAGCAGTGAGGAGTTTGTGGAGCAGTGTATCAATAATGTCGATTGCCTGACCATTGGAGTGAACAAGCAAAGCAAAAGTGTGGGTGGCTACCTTATAAGCACCAGATGGAAGAAGAACTTCTGGCTTTTGGCTTAG
- the LOC131168767 gene encoding uncharacterized protein LOC131168767, which produces MEFANRLVGAAMRASNNNTVINVCLVGSFVVLSVRSVSQQKDIEALEAEKDSLIKSNKALKKTMWDWKQQLFAEADSDAALVPLARLKSIYGEVPSPPIGNIVKEDAKSPASKLVI; this is translated from the exons ATGGAGTTCGCAAACAGATTGGTCGGCGCAGCAATGAGAGCCAGTAATAACAACACAGTGATAAACGTATGCCTCGTAGGATCTTTCGTGGTGCTAAGCGTGCGATCTGTGAGCCAGCAAAAGGACATAGAAGCTCTGGAGGCCGAGAAGGATTCTTTGATAAAATCAAACAAAGCATTGAAAAAGACTATGTGGGACTGGAAACAACAGCTTTTCGCTGAAGCAGACTCCGATGCCGCCTTGGTCCCTCTTGCCAGACTCAAGTCCATCTACGGCGAGGTACCATCGCCTCCAATcg GAAATATTGTGAAAGAAGATGCAAAATCACCTGCATCTAAACTTGTAATTTAA
- the LOC110640423 gene encoding UDP-galactose transporter 1 isoform X1, whose translation MEESVLCQWTVFRSLLAIIQWWGFNVTVIIMNKWIFQKLDFKFPLSVSCVHFICSSIGAYVVIKVLKLKPLIVVDPEDRWRRIFPMSFVFCINIVLGNVSLRYIPVSFMQTIKSFTPATTVVLQWLVWRKYFDWRIWASLVPIVGGILLTSVTELSFNMFGFCAALFGCLATSTKTILAESLLHGYKFDSINTVYYMAPFATMILGVPAILLEGNGVVDWFYTHQSVWSSLVIIFSSGVVAFCLNFSIFYVIHSTTAVTFNVAGNLKVAVAVMVSWLIFRNPISALNAVGCGITLLGCTFYGYVRHMLSQQPPPPGTPRTPRTPRNRMELLPLVNDKLDDKV comes from the exons ATGGAGGAGAGTGTTCTGTGTCAGTGGACGGTGTTCAGATCTCTGCTTGCTATTATTCAGTGGTGGGGATTCAATGTTACTGTGATTATCATGAACAAGTGGATCTTTCAG AAATTGGATTTCAAGTTTCCACTCTCAGTATCTTGTGTTCACTTCATATGCTCATCCATTGGAGCTTATGTTGTAATCAAGGTGTTGAAGCTTAAACCACTAATAGTGGTTGACCCTGAAGATCGCTGGCGAAGGATATTTCCTATGTCATTTGTATTCTGTATCAACATAGTTTTGGGGAATGTAAGCTTACGTTACATTCCAGTTTCATTTATGCAAACAATCAAGTCATTTACTCCTGCAACCACAG TTGTTTTGCAGTGGTTGGTCTGGAGAAAATACTTTGATTGGAGAATTTGGGCTTCTTTAGTACCTATTGTTGGAGGAATACTCCTTACTTCTGTTACTGAGCTTAGTTTTAACATGTTTGGATTTTGTGCTGCCTTATTTGGATGTTTGGCCACTTCGACGAAGACAATCCTTGCAGAATCTCTGCTGCATGGATACAAATTTGACAG CATTAACACGGTGTACTACATGGCGCCTTTCGCAACCATGATCCTGGGAGTACCAGCAATACTACTTGAaggtaatggggttgtagattggtTTTACACTCACCAATCTGTCTGGTCTTCCCTTGTCATCATTTTCAGCTCTGGGGTGGTGGCTTTCTGTCTTAACTTCTCCATCTTTTACGTGATTCATTCCACAACTGCAGTTACATTCAATGTTGCTGGAAACCTTAAG GTCGCAGTTGCTGTCATGGTTTCATGGTTAATTTTCCGCAACCCAATTTCAGCTTTGAACGCAGTTGGATGTGGTATTACACTCCTGGGATGTACATTCTACGGGTACGTGAGGCACATGCTCTCTCAACAGCCAccacctccaggaacaccacgaaCACCCCGAACTCCAAGGAATCGAATGGAATTGCTTCCCCTTGTAAATGATAAATTAGATGATAAAGTCTAA
- the LOC110640423 gene encoding GDP-mannose transporter GONST5 isoform X2, producing the protein MEESVLCQWTVFRSLLAIIQWWGFNVTVIIMNKWIFQVLKLKPLIVVDPEDRWRRIFPMSFVFCINIVLGNVSLRYIPVSFMQTIKSFTPATTVVLQWLVWRKYFDWRIWASLVPIVGGILLTSVTELSFNMFGFCAALFGCLATSTKTILAESLLHGYKFDSINTVYYMAPFATMILGVPAILLEGNGVVDWFYTHQSVWSSLVIIFSSGVVAFCLNFSIFYVIHSTTAVTFNVAGNLKVAVAVMVSWLIFRNPISALNAVGCGITLLGCTFYGYVRHMLSQQPPPPGTPRTPRTPRNRMELLPLVNDKLDDKV; encoded by the exons ATGGAGGAGAGTGTTCTGTGTCAGTGGACGGTGTTCAGATCTCTGCTTGCTATTATTCAGTGGTGGGGATTCAATGTTACTGTGATTATCATGAACAAGTGGATCTTTCAG GTGTTGAAGCTTAAACCACTAATAGTGGTTGACCCTGAAGATCGCTGGCGAAGGATATTTCCTATGTCATTTGTATTCTGTATCAACATAGTTTTGGGGAATGTAAGCTTACGTTACATTCCAGTTTCATTTATGCAAACAATCAAGTCATTTACTCCTGCAACCACAG TTGTTTTGCAGTGGTTGGTCTGGAGAAAATACTTTGATTGGAGAATTTGGGCTTCTTTAGTACCTATTGTTGGAGGAATACTCCTTACTTCTGTTACTGAGCTTAGTTTTAACATGTTTGGATTTTGTGCTGCCTTATTTGGATGTTTGGCCACTTCGACGAAGACAATCCTTGCAGAATCTCTGCTGCATGGATACAAATTTGACAG CATTAACACGGTGTACTACATGGCGCCTTTCGCAACCATGATCCTGGGAGTACCAGCAATACTACTTGAaggtaatggggttgtagattggtTTTACACTCACCAATCTGTCTGGTCTTCCCTTGTCATCATTTTCAGCTCTGGGGTGGTGGCTTTCTGTCTTAACTTCTCCATCTTTTACGTGATTCATTCCACAACTGCAGTTACATTCAATGTTGCTGGAAACCTTAAG GTCGCAGTTGCTGTCATGGTTTCATGGTTAATTTTCCGCAACCCAATTTCAGCTTTGAACGCAGTTGGATGTGGTATTACACTCCTGGGATGTACATTCTACGGGTACGTGAGGCACATGCTCTCTCAACAGCCAccacctccaggaacaccacgaaCACCCCGAACTCCAAGGAATCGAATGGAATTGCTTCCCCTTGTAAATGATAAATTAGATGATAAAGTCTAA